A window of Juglans regia cultivar Chandler chromosome 7, Walnut 2.0, whole genome shotgun sequence contains these coding sequences:
- the LOC109002004 gene encoding threonine synthase, chloroplastic-like, with product MAASSFSIFQPYSLSVKPKTPTPPNPPPKCHSFPIKASTHSTPSPTPPKHTVSKPRRPADENIRDEARRNNHIHSHRFSAKYVPFNADASASTESYSLDDIVYRSQSGGLLDVQHDMAALKNYDGKYWRDLFDSRVGKTTWPYGSGVWSKKEWVLPEIDSDDIVSAFEGNSNLFWAERYGKQFLGMNDLWVKHCGISHTGSFKDLGMTVLVSQVNRLRKMNRPVVGVGCASTGDTSAALSAYCAAAGIPSIVFLPANRISIAQLVQPIANGAFVLSLDTDFDGCMRLIREVTSELPIYLANSLNSLRLEGQKTAAIEILQQFDWQVPDWVIVPGGNLGNIYAFYKGFHMCKELGLVDRIPRLVCAQAANANPLYLHFKSGWKDFKPVKANTTFASAIQIGDPVSIDRAVYAIKKSNGIVEEATEEELMDAMAQADSTGMFICPHTGVALTALIKLRNSGVIGPTDRTVVVSTAHGLKFTQSKTDYHSKNIKDMASRFANPPVHVEADFGSVMDVLKKYLLSKAPKH from the coding sequence ATGGCCGCCTCTTCCTTCTCCATCTTCCAACCCTACTCTCTCTCCGTCAAACCCAAAACCCCCACTCCTCCAAACCCACCTCCTAAATGTCATTCCTTTCCAATCAAAGCGTCCACTCACTCTACTCCTTCCCCTACTCCACCAAAGCACACAGTATCCAAGCCACGCCGCCCCGCTGACGAGAACATTCGCGATGAGGCCCGCCGCAACAACCACATCCACTCCCACCGCTTCTCCGCCAAGTACGTCCCATTCAACGCCGACGCTTCGGCATCCACGGAGTCTTACTCCCTCGACGACATCGTCTACCGCTCCCAATCCGGCGGCCTCCTCGACGTTCAGCACGACATGGCCGCCCTGAAAAACTACGACGGCAAATACTGGCGCGACCTCTTTGATTCCCGTGTCGGCAAGACAACGTGGCCCTATGGCTCCGGCGTCTGGTCCAAAAAGGAGTGGGTCCTTCCCGAGATCGACAGCGACGACATCGTCAGCGCCTTCGAGGGCAACTCCAACCTCTTCTGGGCCGAGCGTTACGGGAAACAGTTCCTGGGCATGAACGACCTCTGGGTCAAACACTGTGGGATCAGCCACACTGGGAGTTTCAAGGATCTAGGCATGACCGTGCTAGTGAGCCAAGTCAATCGCCTCCGCAAAATGAACCGCCCTGTCGTTGGTGTCGGATGTGCCTCTACCGGAGACACCTCCGCCGCTCTCTCAGCTTATTGCGCCGCCGCCGGAATCCCATCCATTGTCTTCTTGCCCGCAAATCGAATATCGATCGCTCAGTTGGTTCAACCAATCGCGAACGGTGCATTCGTTTTGAGCCTCGACACAGATTTCGACGGCTGTATGCGGCTAATCCGGGAGGTAACCTCAGAATTGCCTATTTATTTAGCGAATTCGCTGAACAGTTTGAGATTAGAGGGTCAAAAAACCGCGGCAATTGAGATATTGCAACAGTTTGATTGGCAAGTACCCGATTGGGTCATAGTCCCGGGCGGAAATCTCGGGAACATATATGCGTTTTACAAAGGGTTCCACATGTGTAAAGAGTTAGGCCTTGTTGACAGGATTCCCAGGCTTGTTTGTGCTCAAGCGGCAAACGCGAACCCACTGTACTTGCATTTCAAATCAGGGTGGAAAGATTTCAAGCCTGTGAAAGCGAACACCACGTTTGCGTCCGCCATTCAAATTGGCGATCCGGTTTCGATTGATAGAGCGGTGTATGCGATTAAGAAGTCAAATGGGATCGTCGAGGAGGCAACCGAGGAGGAATTGATGGACGCAATGGCGCAGGCGGACTCGACTGGGATGTTTATATGTCCGCATACGGGGGTGGCATTGACAGCCTTGATTAAGTTAAGGAATAGTGGGGTGATAGGGCCTACGGATCGGACGGTGGTGGTAAGCACGGCGCATGGGTTGAAGTTTACGCAGTCGAAGACTGATTATCACTCCAAGAACATCAAGGATATGGCGTCTCGGTTTGCGAACCCGCCCGTGCATGTTGAAGCGGATTTCGGGTCTGTTATGGATGTATTGAAGAAGTATTTGCTGAGCAAGGCACCTAAGCATTAG